DNA sequence from the Pseudoduganella plicata genome:
AGGGCGTTGTCAGAATCTCGCCAAATGTAACATTCAGGGAATATCTGTTTCTTTCTGGTATGCGGCGGGTGCCGTCGGGCGGCACCCGCGCCGAATCAGCGTAACCCGGCGATGGCGACAGCGTCGGCCCCTGCCGGGATGCGCATCGGCGCGGCCGGGTCGGTCACTGCCTGCCATACGGCTTCGGCCACGTCCGCAGCATGCGTGACGGCGGTCGATTGCGCCCGACCGTCGAATACCTGCTTCGCGAAGGACGCATATGCGTCGGGAATCGCCCCGTCCATATGCGGCCGGGCGTTTTCACCGAAGCGCGTTTCGGGAGACCGCCCCGGCAATACGAGGTGACAGCGCACATTGAACTGCGCCACTTCCAGCGCCAGCGACTCGGTAAACGCATTCACGGCCGCTTTGCTGGCCGTGTAGGCAGACAGCAGCGGCAGCGGCAGCAACGTCACGCTCGACGTCACGTTGACGATCACACCTGCCTGACGCAGCCGGAACTGGGGCAGCACGGCCTGTGTCAGTGCGATCGGGCCCAGCGCGTTGGTCTCGAACAGGGTGCGGACCGTCGACATGGCGGTGCCCTCCAGCGCACCCAGCGCGCCGATGCCCGCGTTGTTGACCAGTACGTCGATCGGGCCTGCCGCAGCAAGGGCACGCTCGATACTGTCCGGGTCCGTCACGTCCAACGGAATCACGCGCAGCCGTGGAGAGGAAGGCAGGATGCCGTCGGCGGGCCTGCGCATCGTGGCGACGACGTTCCAGTCCCGCTCGAGGAAATAGCGGGCGATTTCAAGGCCGAAGCCGGACGAACAGCCAGTGATCAGAACGGTTTTCATGTTGACTCCTGTAGGGGTGGGCAATAACCAGACTGTAGAGGAGCGGGCCCGGACTTGCTACAATCGTTCGTCCACCTTCCTTTAGCGAGAGTCCGAATATGATCGACCCGCTGGCCGAAGCGGTCACGCTGCTGCAGCCGCATGCCCGCTTTTCCAAAGTCGTCAGCGCCGCCGGGCCCTGGCGCGTGCGCCGCCGCGAGCTCCATCAGCCGTTTTACTGCGCGATCCTCGAAGGCGCGTGCCTGCTGCAAGTGCCAGACCACGATCCCATTGCTCTGTTGCAGGGTGATTTTGTGCTGGTTCCGTCCGCCTGCGGCTTCACCATCTCGGGCGTGGCACCGCCGCCGGCGGAGTCCGCGGACAGCGTGCCGACGCTGCTGCCGAACGGCGAATTCCGCCACGGCCCGGTCGATGCGCGGGCGGACGTGCAGATGCTGCTCGGCTACTGCACGTTCGATTCGCCCGATGCGGCACTGCTGGTGTCGCTGCTGCCGCAGCTGGTGCACGTACGCGGCGAACCGCGCCTGGCAACGCTAGTATGCCTGGTGGGGGACGAGTCGCGCGCCGAGCGGCCAGCGCGCGAGGAAGTGCTGTCGCGCCTGCTGGAAGTGATGCTGATCGAAGCACTGCGGTCCGCGGCAGGCACGGTGGCGTCACCGGGTTTGCTGCGCGGCCTGGCGGACGAGCGCCTGGCAATGGCGCTGCGCCGCATCCACGAGGATGTGGCAAGACCCTGGACGGTCGCCCAGCTGGCGCAGGAAGCGGCCCTGTCGCGCTCGGCGTTTTTCGAACGTTTCAGCCGGGCGTTGGGCGTTGCGCCGATGACTTACCTGCTGGCGTGGCGGATGGCGCTGGCCAAGCGCCTGCTGCGGCAACGGGAAGCGGGCATCGCCGCTATCGCCGAACGCGTTGGCTACGGTTCCGCCAGCGCGTTCAGTGTCGCGTTCGCCCGGCACGTGGGACTGCCGCCCGGGCGCTATCTGCGCGAGCAGGGCGCCGTCAGTGGTAAAAGTAGGGCGCCAGCACCGATACTTCGGTGATTGCCTTGACGGGCAACCCGTTGCGCTCGGCGACCTGGCGGATGGCGTCTGGCGTGGGGGCATCGTAGATGCAGAAGGTGCGGGTCTTGTCGTCGCTGACATAGGAGTGCACCCAGGTCACGCCCTGTTCGCTGTTGGTCGCGACCACCTTGCCCAGCGCTTCGGCACCGCTGGCGTCCACGGGGATATTCAGACCGTCGGGAAAAATGCGTTCCACCATGTAGCGGGGCATACGAACCTCCTTGCGCGGGTAAAGGGTGAGAATTCAAGGCTGAGAATTCAAGGCCGAGAATGCAAGATAGTCCAAAACACCCGGCAGGGCAACGGTTCGATGACGCCGGGGCCCGCCATTGACGCGGGCCTGGCACACCATCCGTCGTCGGCGTTTTCGCTGCCTGGTCGTGGTATCGTGATTCACAAGGCCGTCGCCGTGGCCTGGCCTTTACCTGGAGGTGTCTATGACGAACCGTCTTCGATATCTGGACAATGCCGAAAAGATTTTCGTTTTCGACCAGGTGTACACGCTTACCGCTGCCAGCGAGCAGGCAACCAGAAAGAAGCTGAGCGCGTTCGGCATGTTTGCCAAGCTGAACCTGTTTAACCGGCCGAAGGACGAGACCGTCCTCCTGTCAAAGCACGAGTTGCGTTACGAACCTTTCTGGCATGCCGTGGCAATCCGATCGGCCGACTACTCGCGCGAGCTGGTCTATCCTGTGGAGATCGGTAACGCATTTGCGAACCGGGTGCTGATCGACGGCAAGGAATACCCCGTCGTCGAGCAGGGTGGCAAACGGCTCATCAGCCTGCCGGGGGTGGAGTATTCGCACCGGCAGATCGTTTTCGACGAGTATGTCGATGGACTGGCGCGCGAGCTGAAAAAGGGTGCGCTGGCCCATTACTTCAAGAAGCAATACAAGGTGCAGGAGCGCACGGCGCTTGAACTGCCTGAGGCCGTTGTACCGCAGTTGCGGCTGCCTACGCTGCTGCAACAGATCCACCAGAAGCTCGCCGCGGACGTCATCAATGCGCATGAATTCCAGGAGGATCTCATCACGATCGAAAAAGTGCACCTCTATTACCGGCCCGTTTTCGCCTTCGAATTTACCTGGACGACGGAAGACAAGGTGGGCGTGATCGAAGTCGACGGACTGACGGGTGACGTGATCGAAAACGGCCAGTGGTTCAAGGAAAAGCTCCAGGCCATCACGACGCGGGAGATGCTGTTCGAGGTGGGATCGGAACTGGCCGGTGTCCTGGTGCCGGGTGGCAGCGCGGCCGTCAAGGTCATCGAACGGGTGACGGCTGACAACGGCCGGTCCCGCACGTAGCCGATTTGCCGCGGCGAGGCTGCGTCAGCACGCGGCCTCGATCAGCTCGATGCGATTACCGAACGGGTCCTCGATGCCGGCCCGGCGCCTGCCAGCCACTGGTGGTTCTTCGCGCACAAGCACGCCGCGCTCGCGCAGCAACGCGCAATAGTCGTCGAAATCGGCGACGACAAACGCGGGATGCGCCTTTTTCGCCGGGACGAAGCCTGCCTGCGCGCCAATGTGCAGTTGCGTCGTACCCGTTACGAACCACATGCCGCCTGAAGCGTTCAGCGGCGCCGGCTTGGGCGTTTCGGCCAGGCCCAGCACGCCGCCGTAAAAGGCCCGTGCCTCGTCGTCGGCGCCTGGCGGGATGGCGACCTGTACGTGGTCGATTCCGGCGATATGGGGCATGGCGTTCTCCGCAATGATAAACGTCGATGTTAGCGCATCCGCCGGGCGGAAGGGGCGCCCGCCATCGATGGCGGGGGCAGCCCCGGGAGAGAGGATCAGGCCAGCTGCAGACGTGGCACCGCGAGGGCGTGCCCCGGCGCGGCGGACGCGACTTGCTGCGTCGTGTCAAGCTTGAAGATGCTGACAATCCCGGCCAGGTGCGCGGCCTGTTCCTGCATCGCTTCCGATGCCGTGGCTGCCTGCTCCACCATTGCCGCATTCTGCTGCGTCACCTGGTCCATCTGCGCGATCGCCTGGTTGATCTGGCCGATGCCGGCGGTCTGCTCCTCGGTGGCCATGGTGATCTCGCCGATGATGTCGGCAACGCGCTTGACGCTGTCCACGATGTCGTTCATGGTCGAGCCAGCCTGATCGACCAGCCGCGCGCCATCGTCCACCCGCGCTACCGAGTCCGTGATGAGCTGCTTGATTTCCTTGGCTGCCGCTGCCGAGCGGTGGGCCAGGCTGCGCACTTCCGTGGCCACCACCGCGAAACCGCGTCCCTGCTCGCCGGCACGCGCCGCCTCGACCGCTGCGTTCAGCGCCAGGATATTGGTCTGGAATGCAATGCTGTCGATGACACCGATGATGTCGGCGATCTTCTTGGACGACTCGTTGATCGACGCCATCGTCTGCACGACCTGCGATACCACCGCGCCTCCGCGGCTGGCCACGTCGCTGGCGGACGTCGCCAGGGTGGCGGCCTGGCGTGCATTGGCGGCACTGTGCGTCACGGTCGACGTCAGCTCTTCCATCGACGAGGCGGTTTCCTCGAGGGTGCCGGCCTGCTCTTCCGTGCGGACCGACAGGTCGGCATTGCCCGCGGCGATGTCCGACGACGCGCTGGCGATCGCATCGGAGCCGCTGCGGATCTCGCGCACCAGCCCCAGCAGGTGATCGTTCATGTGCTTCAGGGCATTCTGCAGTTCGCCGATCTCGTCCTGGGAGCCGGCTTCCGGGCAGGACGTCAGGTCGCCCGCCGCCACGCGCCGTGCGAGCGCGACAGCAGCGGTAACCGGGACGGTGATGCTGCGCGTCAGCCACCATGCGCAGACGACACCAAAGGCAACCGACAGGCAGCCAAGCAGCATCACGATGCGGCGGCTTTCCGTCTTGATGTCCTGAATCTGGTGCCGGAGGGCATCGATGCGGTCGCGCTGGATCTTGACCAGCGCTGCCATGCTGGCCTGATACGCCTCCGCGGCGGGGATATACACCCGGTCGTGCACTTCGTTCGATTCCTCCGGCTTGCCCTCACTCTTGAGCCTGATTGCCTCGTTACGGCCGCTCACATAGGCGCCGCGCACTTCCATCATTTTCGCCAGGGCCTGCTTTTCTTCCGGCGTCGTCAGCATCGCTTCCGCCTGCTTCATGTAGACGGCGGCCTTCTCGTTGGTTTCCTTCGTGTGCTTCGCGAAGAACTGCCCCAGCGTGGGGTCGCTGCTGCGGATGATTGCCGACGTGCGGATCACCGCAATGGCGATATTGCTGCTCCAGTCGGTGATCAGGCGTTCTTTCCTGACCGGCTCGTCGAGCATCTGCTCGGCGGCGTCCGCCACGGCGTTCAGTTTGAAGACGCCGACGATGGTGGTGCCGATGGACAGCAGCAGGACAAGGGCAAATCCGAGCGCCAGCCGGCGCCCGATTTTCATGTTGGACAAAATGTTCATGCGTTGCTTTCAGTTACCAGTAATTGGTGCAACGCAACATTATAGCTGGAGTTTGCGGCCGTGTCTTTCGACCGATCGGCACCGTTGTGCGCAACACACGGGCACGTTGCGCTGCACAAGAACGCTGGGGCGCGCGAACGCAGAACGTCAGACCTTGGCCGGGAGCGGCCTGCGGAGCGGAGTGGTGGCAAAAGGTCCCGCCAGAGCGATGCCCTGTGATGGACCAAGGCAGGGCGAATCGGAAGAAGCGGCGGAAAGAAAAACGCCCACTTGCATGAGTGGGCGTTTCGTCAGTACATTCTTGGTGGCCCGGGGCGGAATCGAACCACCGACACAAGGATTTTCAATCCTCTGCTCTACCAACTGAGCTACCAGGCCAAGGCGCGCAATTATAGCAGCCCTGTCGCGGATCTGCCTAGTCCCATTTGAAGGACTGCGCGCGGCGGCCTTCACGGCGCGCGCATGCGGCTTTTCAGCACGCGCCCGTCGGTCCCGAACAGCACCAGATACTCCGGCTTGCCAGGCCGCGCCTTGCCGCCCGTCGGCGGATACAGCCACGCCTGCATGCCGTTGTCGAATGCGATTTCGGTACCGGCGCCCAGCACGGCGCGGACCTGGTCGCGGTTCTGGCCGGGCGCGATGCCCGGCGCGGACGGCGCGTCCGGCGGCGCGGGATCGTCCATGTACTCGAACGAGAGCAGCGTGTCGTCCGGCCAGGCCGCATCCCACAACGGCGCGTAGTAACTGTGATCGAGCAGGACCTGGCAGTCGCAGTAGCGCAGTTCGCCCGGCGACTGGCTGCCGCCCGCATACAGGTAGCGCAGCGGCAGTACCGCGCTGCGTTCGCCAGCGCGCAGCGTGACGGCGAACACGGGGCGCTCGGTGAAGAACAGGTAATTGCCGTCCGGCGCAGTGCAGACGCGGTCCGGGTCCGTCAGCAGGTCGGCCAGCCACGCGAACAGGTGCGCGTTGTTCGAGACCAGCCCCGCTTCCATGCCGACGCGGCACTCGAGCCGCAAGTCGCCCAGCCGGCGCATGCCCGCCGGGACGCCGGGGCTGCGCACGTCGGCACGCCATGTCATGCTGGTCGTGCGGCGGTTGGCAACGAGTGCCGCGTCCTCACGCCACGCCCGCTCGTCGCGTTCCAGCGTGAAGCTGTTATCGGCGGCCACGGGGACGGGCAGCGTGACCGTCTCGCCCACGACCTTGAGCACGATGCCTTCCATGCGCGTGCGCGTCAGCCGCGGCAGCAGCCGGAAACGCAGTGTTGCGCCAGGCGCCAGCGTGGCCCCCTGGCGCGCGAAGCGGTCCATGCCCCGCAACATCTTGCGATACGATTTGTCGACCGGGTCGCGGGTTGCCGTGACCACCACGTTCTGTACGGGCTCGGTCTGCGCGCCCGCCTGCAGGGCGCATGACAGCAACAGGGCGGCGGCAGGCGATCGGCGGAACATGGCAGCGACGGTTCAGTTGGGCGGATCGGTGCATGGTAGCCGGTAACGTGTCGGGACATCGCACGGATGGCGTTACAATTATTCGCTGTCGAGGTAACAATCTTGCTGATTGAAAAGGATCACGGCAGGCGATAACCAAGCTTTACAACCATGGCGCAGCGCCACGGCAGATAATCACGAGTATATTCACACTAATAAGTCACGCCGGCTACCAGGACAAGATGAATAATTCCACCCAGCCAGACGAGAAGCTCAGCGAGGAGCCCAACGAGAAGCCCAAGGAGATCCGGCGCGCGCCGACCGGCTACGAACAACGGTTCGATCTCCTCGTTGCCAGCATCACGGATTACGCGATCTACATGCTCGATACGGAGGGCCACGTCAGCAGCTGGAACGCGGGCGCCCAGCGTTTCAAGGGGTATGAAGCGCAAGACATCATCGGCCAGCACTTCTCGCGTTTTTACACGGACGAGGACAAGGCCACCGGCCTGCCCCAACGGGCGCTGCGTGCCGCGCGCGAGGAAGGGCGCTTCGAAGGCGAAGGCTGGCGCGTGCGCAAGGACGGCACGCGCTTCTGGGCCAGCGTCGTCATCGATCCGATCCGCACGCCGGACGGCACCCTGGTCGGCTTCGCCAAGATCACGCGCGACATCACCGAACGCATGACGGCGCAGGAAGCGCTGCGCGAAAGCGAGCAGCGCTTCCGCCTGCTGGTGCAGGGCGTCACCGACTACGCGCTGTACATGCTCTCGCCCGAAGGCATTATCACGAACTGGAACGCGGGCGCGCAGCGCATCAAGGGTTATGCGGAGCGCGAGGTCGTCGGCACCCACTACCGGCGCTTCTTCACCGAAGAGGATCGAGCCGCCGGGTTGCCGGAACAGGCAATCGAAACGGCCACGCGGACGGGCCGCTACGAGAGCGAAGGGTGGCGCGTGCGCCGCGACGGCTCGCGCTTCTACGCCCATGCGGTGCTGGACGCGATCCACGACGAAGCGGGCGATCTGCTTGGTTTCGCCAAGATCACGCGCGACATCACGGAGCAGCGCAAGGCCGCGCAATCGCTGGAACAGACCCGCAGCGCGCTGTTCCAGGCGCAGAAGATGGAAGCGATCGGCCAGCTGACGGGCGGCATCGCCCATGACTTCAACAATCTGCTTGCCGTGCTGTCGAGCGGGATCGACATCCTGCATGCGCAGCAGCCGGGCAGTACGGCGGGCCGGGTACTGGACAGCATGCGCCGGGCCGTGGAGCGTGGGGCGCTGCTGACGCAGCAGCTGCTGGCGTTTGCGCGCCAGCAGCCGCTGGCCGCCGCCACGCACCAGATCAACACACTGGTGGGCGCATTCGAGCCCGTGCTGCGCCGCGCCAGCGGACCGCAGGTGTCCTTTCTGTTCGACCTGTCGCCGCGCCTTGCCAGCGTCTCCGTCGACGAGGCGCGCTTCGAGGCCACGATACTGAACCTCGTCGTCAATGCGCGCGACGCAATGCCCGAGGGCGGCACGCTGACGCTGGAAACGCGCAATGTCGACCTCAAGAACAACGAGGTGGGCGCGCTCCCGGCCGGCCAGTACGTGCGCGTGACAGTGCGCGATACCGGCACGGGCATGTCGCCGGAAGTGGTGGCGCGCGCCTTCGAGCCCTTCTTCACGACCAAGCCGGTAGGCAAGGGCACGGGGCTGGGATTGTCCCAGGTGTACGGTTTCATCGCCCAGTCGGGCGGCGATGTGATCATCGAGACGGCGCTGGGCGAGGGCACGGCCATCAGCCTGTACCTGCCGGCGGTCGCGGAGGCCGGGCCCGTGGATGCCGGGCTGCCGTCGCTGCGCAGCGAACGCGTGCTGATCGCCGAGGACGACAAGCTGGTGATGGCGGTCGCCTGCGAGCTGTTCGAGACGATGGGCTATGACGTGGTGACGGCGCCGGACGGCGTCGCGGCGCTGCGCATCCTGGAGCGCGACACGGCGATCGACGTCCTGTTCACCGACCTGATGATGCCCAACGGGATGACCGGGCTGGATCTGGCCAGGGCGGCGCGGGCGCGTCATCCGGCGATGAAGATCATTATCGCGTCGGGCTACCCGCAGGCGGCGCTGCAGCAGGAACAGCCGGGCAGCACGGAATTCTCGTTCGTGGGCAAACCATACCGGCTTGCCGACCTGGCCCGCCACCTGCGCGCCACCAGCTGACGCGCAGCCGGATGCGAGGCCCGATGCGACCGCCCGGCCGCCTGACCGGCCGGGCGGTCGCACTATAATGGCGCTTTCCTGTTTCAGATGCCGCGTCATGACCGATTCCCCTTCCCCCGCGTTGCCGTGCTGGTGCCCTGCTATAACGAGGCGACCACCATTGCCGCCATCGTGCGCGACTTCCGCGCCGCGCTGCCGGCTGCACGCATCTACGTGTTCGACAATAATTCGACCGACGACACGGTCCGTATCGCGCAGGCCGCCGGCGCCGTCGTGCGCCACGTGCCGGCTCAGGGCAAGGGCTCGGTGGTGCGCCGCATGTTCGCCGATGTCGAAGCGGACGCCTACATCATGGTCGACGGCGACGACACCTACGATGCAAGCGCCGCGCCGCGCATGGTCGCGCGCCTGCTGCAGGAAGGGCTGGACATGGTGGTCGGCAGCCGCGTCACGCACGAACAGGCTGCGTACCGCTTCGGCCACCGCTTCGGCAACCGCCTGCTGACGGGATGCGTGTCGATGCTGTTCGGCCGCACGTTCAGCGATATCCTGTCCGGGTACCGGGTTTTCTCGCGCCGCTACGTCAAATCGTTCGCCGCCCATTCGACCGGCTTTGAAATCGAAACGGAACTGACGGTGCACGCACTGGAGCTGCGCATGCCGGTGATGGAAGTGGAGACGGTCTACAAGTCGCGTCCGGAAGGCTCGTTCAGCAAACTCAGTACCTATCGCGACGGCGCCCGCATCCTCTTGACGATCCTGCGCCTGTTCAAGTCGGAAAAGCCGCTGGGCTTTTATTCGCTCGGCTTCGTCATCTGTGTCCTGCTGTCGCTCGGCCTGGCCGTACCGCTCGTGCTGACGTTCCTGGAAACGGGCCTGGTGCCGCGCCTGCCGACGGCCGTGCTGTGCACGGCGCTGATGCTGTTCGGGATCGTGCTGCTCACGTGCGGCATCATTCTCGACGCTGTCACGAAGGGACGTATCGAGCAGAAGCGCTTTGCCTACCTGGCAGTGCCGGCCGCGTGGATCGAGCCGGAACCGACGACGAACCGCTCCACTGCGGCGGCCGCGTGATGCGCGCGTCCGCAGTCGCCAGGCTGGAGGCCTGGTTCGGGCGTCGCTGCGCGCCCCTGAATACGCCGGGGGCGTGGCGCAAGGCCGCATGGCTGGCGCCGCTGGTCTTCGGCTGCGTGTCGCTGCTGCTGGGGCAGGACGACGGCTGGGACATGAAGAACTACCACCTGTACAACGCGTACGCCGCGCTGCATGGGCGTATCGGCTTCGACCTGGCGCCGGGCCAGTGGCAAAGCTACTTCAATCCCACGCTGGATATCCTGTACTACCTGCTGGTGACGCACCTGCCCGGGCCCGTGGCGGGCTTCATCATGGGAGCGCTGCACGGCCTCAATTTCATCCTGGTGCTGGCGATTGCCGGCCAGGTGCTGGACCGTCTGGGGCCGGCGGACCGCTGGCGCGTGCCGCTGCTGCTGGCCATCGGCGGCATGTGCAGCGTCGGCTTCTTGTCCGAAGTGGGCAATTCGATGGGCGATAACATGACGTCGCTGCTGGTATTGGCGCCCGTCTGGCTGCTGCTGCGCGGATGGGACCTCCTGCACGCGCCGCGCGGCGGCAATGCGCTGGCGCTGGGCGCCGGCCTGCTGATGGGTCTTGGCGCGGGACTCAAGCTGACCAATGCAACCTATGCGGTCGGGCTATGCGTGGCGCTGTTCGCCATCGGCGTGCCCTGGCTGGCACGCCTGCGGCTGGCCTTCCTGTTCGGCGTGGCCGTGCTGGGCGGCCTTGCCGTCACGGCAGGGTGGTGGTTCCTGACGATGTGGCGAGAATTCGGCAACCCGCTGTTCCCGCAATTTAACAACATCTTCCGGAGCCCGCTGGCGCAGACGCATGGCGTCATCGACTTTTATCACACGCCGCAGACCATCTGGGAAGCGCTGACGTGGCCGATCTTCTTCACGCTGCATTTCGAGCGCGTCTCCGAGCTGATCTTCCGCCAGCTGATCTGGCCCGTGGTCTACCTGCTGTTCATCGCGTTTGCCGTGCGGCTGCTGTGGCGCCGCGGCGCTGCCGCGCTGCCGGCGCCGCGCGAGCGCTTCCTGCTGGTGTTTTTTGTCGTCGCCTTTGTGGCCTGGACCAAGCTGTTCGGGGTACACCGCTACCTGGTGCCCATCGAGCTGCTGGCACCGCTGGTGGCGTGGCTGCTGCTGCACCGGCTGCTGCCGGCCGCGGGCGCGCGGCGCGCCGCAGGCTGGGTGCTGGTCGTGTGCTCGCTGATCGTCTTCCCGTTCGGAACGTGGGGGCATACGGATTGGACGCGCCAGAGCCTGCGCGCCGACGTGCCCACGTTTGCGCAGCCGGACCAGACGGTGCTGGTGACGGGACTGGCGCATCCGCCTCTGGGCTGGATGGTCGCGTTCTTCCCACCCGAGGTCAAGGTCGTCGCGCTCGCGGGCGGCTTCCCCGAAACGCCGGCCTGGGTGGCTCGCATTCGCAAGGCGCTGGACGAGCGCCGCGGTCCGCACTATGCCATGGTACAGGGTGCCATCGACGAACAGAAGGACCGCCTGGCGGCACGCCTGGCCTGGGCCGACCGGCTCGGACTGACGCGCGATGACAGCGGCTGCCGCCGCCTGGACTGGCTGACGAAGAAGGTGCGCCTGCGGGTGCAACTCGCACCGCCGATGGCCGGAGAGGGCCGTGCCTGCACGCTCGTTTCGCAGCCGAAGTACGTGATGGACGTGGCGGCGGAGAATGCCGCCACGGTGGCGCGCGTCGGCCAGAACCTGGCGCACTACGGCCTGTCAATCCAGGCCGGCGCATGCCGGACCTACAACGCCTACATCGGCGCCGAGGCCAAGCCTTACCTGCTGTGTCCTCTGGAGAAGACTCAGCTGCTGCCGTAATGCGCAGCCTGGGCGGCACCCACGTGGGTGTCGCCTTCCTCGCGGATTTCCGCCACCGCCTGCAGATAGCGCTGCAGCGCATCTTCCAGTGAGGGCATCAGTTGGCCCCGTTCGCTGGCCAGCGCCGAGAAGCGCGGCTGCGCGGCGGGATAGGCCAGCGTTTCCGACGGCTGGACGTCCAGGCCGCTGCTGTCCACACCGGCCAACGCACAGACGCGGCGGGCCAGCTCTGCCCAGCTGACCGCTTCGCCGTTACTGAGGTGCCAGATGCCCCGTTCGCGGTCGATCAGCAGGTTCAGGCAGGTCTGCACCAGGTCCGGCACGTAGGTGGGCGAGACGACGAGGTCGTCCGCGGCCGCGAACTGGCGGCCTTCGGTCATTGCCTGCAGCACGAGCGTGACGAAATTGTGCTTGTCCCACGGGCCGAAGAAGGCGCTGCTGCGCACCATCAGCGTTTCCGGATTGACGGCGAGTACGCGGCGCTCGGCCTCGGCCTTGCTCTGGCCGTAGACGTTCAGCGGCGCCACCGGATCGCTTTCCACGTACGCGCTGCCCTTGCTGCCGTCGAACACGAGGTCGCTGGAGAACGTCAGCAGGCGAACCTGGTGACGCGCGCATGCGATCGCCAGCACCACGGGGCCGTGCGTGTTCTCGCGCAGGCACCGTTCGCTGTCCTTCTCCGCATCGTGCACGCGCACGTAGCCGCCCGCGTTGACGATGGCCCAGGGCTTGTAGCGCTCGATGGCCGCTTCCACGGAGGCGGGATCGGCAATGTCCATTTCCTGGCGCGTCAGCACGCGGAACGCGAGATTGCGCTCTTCGCAGATGCGGGCGAACGCGCTGCCCAGTGTGCCGGTCGCGCCGCTGATCAGGATCGGCTGTACGGTGCGCTGCGCCGCGTGCCGCTCCGCGGGCAGGGCCGCCACGGTGGCGCTGGTGGCAACCGGCGGGCACAGGAAGCGGCCGGGGCGGCGCCACCAGCCCAGGCCCTGCAGCACCGGATTGGACGGCGGGCGGCCGGACGACAGTTCTTGCATCAGGCGTGCCAGCGCCGTCGGGCGCGGCGCGGGCGAGCGCAGGTCGTAGGCGCCGTTCTCGTAATAACCACGGCATTCGGTGACGAGGCAGTTCCAGTCATACGAGCCCAGCAGCGACCAGACGGTCACCGCACGCACGTCCGCCCCCTTGCGCTGCACGTCGTGCGCGGCGTTCCACACCTCGTGCAGCCAGCGCAGCTGATCTTCGCGGTTGGCATCGATGTGCGCTTCCGTCACGGCCATGGGCAGCCCGTAGCGTTCCCACACTTCTTCCATGAGCGGGCCGATGCCCGGGGTCGGCGTGGCCAGCGCGCGCGCCGTTTCGATGTCGGCAAAGCCGTGCTCGCCGACGTAGCGGGCCGGGAAGCGCTCGCCGCGGTGGTCCAGCCAGCGCTCGCTGGTGATGTAGTAGTTCAGGCCGACGATGTCGGGCGG
Encoded proteins:
- a CDS encoding family 1 glycosylhydrolase produces the protein MKNDDEIQNQVIELWGGLEGTVNRVRDQYFSQMDQNGHGTRIDDLDRFAALGIKAIRYPVLWELTAPDGIASADWSWADERLPALRDLGVAPIVGLIHHGSGPRDTSLVDPGFAPRLAEYAGAVAARFPWVEFYTPVNEPCTTARFAGLYGVWYPHGKSDLIFLQALINQCKAVVLSMRAIRAVNPNAKLVQTDDLGKTYSTPELADWADFYNERRWLAWDLLCGRVDEEHTLWGYIMKSGIPPEDVLWFRDNPCPPDIVGLNYYITSERWLDHRGERFPARYVGEHGFADIETARALATPTPGIGPLMEEVWERYGLPMAVTEAHIDANREDQLRWLHEVWNAAHDVQRKGADVRAVTVWSLLGSYDWNCLVTECRGYYENGAYDLRSPAPRPTALARLMQELSSGRPPSNPVLQGLGWWRRPGRFLCPPVATSATVAALPAERHAAQRTVQPILISGATGTLGSAFARICEERNLAFRVLTRQEMDIADPASVEAAIERYKPWAIVNAGGYVRVHDAEKDSERCLRENTHGPVVLAIACARHQVRLLTFSSDLVFDGSKGSAYVESDPVAPLNVYGQSKAEAERRVLAVNPETLMVRSSAFFGPWDKHNFVTLVLQAMTEGRQFAAADDLVVSPTYVPDLVQTCLNLLIDRERGIWHLSNGEAVSWAELARRVCALAGVDSSGLDVQPSETLAYPAAQPRFSALASERGQLMPSLEDALQRYLQAVAEIREEGDTHVGAAQAAHYGSS
- a CDS encoding glycosyltransferase 87 family protein — its product is MRASAVARLEAWFGRRCAPLNTPGAWRKAAWLAPLVFGCVSLLLGQDDGWDMKNYHLYNAYAALHGRIGFDLAPGQWQSYFNPTLDILYYLLVTHLPGPVAGFIMGALHGLNFILVLAIAGQVLDRLGPADRWRVPLLLAIGGMCSVGFLSEVGNSMGDNMTSLLVLAPVWLLLRGWDLLHAPRGGNALALGAGLLMGLGAGLKLTNATYAVGLCVALFAIGVPWLARLRLAFLFGVAVLGGLAVTAGWWFLTMWREFGNPLFPQFNNIFRSPLAQTHGVIDFYHTPQTIWEALTWPIFFTLHFERVSELIFRQLIWPVVYLLFIAFAVRLLWRRGAAALPAPRERFLLVFFVVAFVAWTKLFGVHRYLVPIELLAPLVAWLLLHRLLPAAGARRAAGWVLVVCSLIVFPFGTWGHTDWTRQSLRADVPTFAQPDQTVLVTGLAHPPLGWMVAFFPPEVKVVALAGGFPETPAWVARIRKALDERRGPHYAMVQGAIDEQKDRLAARLAWADRLGLTRDDSGCRRLDWLTKKVRLRVQLAPPMAGEGRACTLVSQPKYVMDVAAENAATVARVGQNLAHYGLSIQAGACRTYNAYIGAEAKPYLLCPLEKTQLLP